One window from the genome of bacterium encodes:
- a CDS encoding HigA family addiction module antitoxin has protein sequence MARVRSRKLPPIHPGEILREDFMVPLGISMNRLALDLHVPVTRVAEIVHERRSVTPDTALRLGRYFNTSARFWLNAQAFYDLEVAEDRLQRAVEHDVRPFTRTERRVRVSAG, from the coding sequence ATGGCCAGGGTTAGATCCCGTAAGCTTCCACCGATCCATCCCGGTGAGATCCTTCGCGAGGATTTCATGGTGCCGCTTGGCATCAGCATGAACAGGTTGGCGCTCGACCTTCACGTGCCCGTAACTCGCGTCGCTGAGATTGTTCACGAACGGAGAAGCGTCACTCCAGATACGGCTCTGCGTCTCGGACGCTACTTCAACACCAGCGCCCGCTTCTGGCTGAACGCGCAAGCATTCTATGACTTGGAAGTCGCCGAGGATCGGCTTCAACGCGCTGTGGAGCATGACGTACGACCTTTCACGAGGACCGAGCGGCGGGTCAGGGTTTCGGCAGGGTGA
- a CDS encoding type II toxin-antitoxin system RelE/ParE family toxin, which translates to MIKSFRSQATQQLHSRQRVKLFQAFERTAQRKLRQVDIATELRDLASPPGNRLEALHGDREGQHSIRINDQWRICFVWRDGDAYDVEIVDYH; encoded by the coding sequence GTGATCAAGTCTTTCCGATCACAGGCAACTCAACAGCTTCACTCGCGACAGCGTGTGAAGCTGTTCCAGGCCTTTGAGCGGACGGCCCAGAGAAAACTACGGCAGGTCGATATCGCGACGGAGTTGCGCGATTTGGCATCGCCGCCGGGTAATCGCTTGGAGGCGCTTCATGGCGACCGAGAAGGGCAACATAGTATTCGGATCAATGACCAATGGCGAATTTGCTTCGTGTGGCGGGACGGAGACGCTTATGACGTGGAGATTGTCGACTATCACTAG
- a CDS encoding DUF3830 family protein, producing the protein MPDQRVLSRKIRISFPDDDISAVADLLEEDCPNTCEAIWRLLPLRLQAIHDIWSGHQVLAHLDQTFVLPPENALTYLPVPGDIFYYYRPRNYFRGSPYRRYESAEIGIVYDRDTRPQGPRGPEAVNLFANISSSREGFARACEDMIYRGQKTLLIEKME; encoded by the coding sequence GTGCCCGATCAGCGTGTTCTGTCTCGAAAAATCCGGATCTCCTTTCCGGATGATGATATCTCCGCGGTCGCAGATCTTCTGGAGGAGGACTGTCCAAACACGTGTGAGGCGATATGGCGGCTCTTACCCCTGCGCCTCCAGGCGATCCATGACATCTGGTCCGGGCATCAGGTGTTGGCCCACCTGGACCAGACGTTTGTGCTTCCGCCCGAGAACGCGCTCACCTACCTTCCCGTCCCCGGTGACATCTTCTATTACTACAGGCCCCGCAATTACTTCCGGGGCTCCCCCTATCGAAGGTACGAATCCGCGGAGATAGGCATCGTGTATGACAGGGACACGAGGCCGCAGGGACCGCGAGGGCCGGAAGCCGTGAACCTCTTTGCGAACATCTCTTCCAGCCGGGAGGGCTTCGCAAGGGCGTGCGAAGACATGATCTACCGGGGCCAGAAGACCCTCCTCATCGAGAAGATGGAGTGA
- a CDS encoding DUF3830 family protein: MRKLLFELGGTTAVAEMHDDVVPKTCDAVWNMLPAEGMAIHANWSSREIMLHLHGEKILRLPPEGPARRGTTAPGDIVYFWRSPQMSRGKQLAYSAEFQRELSEFAIFYGDPAAGGRAADDPARSGRESNLQVSTLFATFIDIPKDFAHKCEEIRHNGLQKLVVKRLDK, encoded by the coding sequence ATGAGAAAATTGCTCTTCGAGCTGGGTGGAACAACGGCCGTGGCCGAGATGCACGACGACGTCGTGCCGAAGACGTGCGACGCGGTCTGGAACATGCTTCCGGCCGAAGGGATGGCCATCCACGCCAACTGGTCGAGCCGCGAGATCATGCTGCATCTTCACGGCGAGAAGATCCTCCGGCTTCCCCCGGAGGGGCCGGCGCGGCGCGGGACCACCGCCCCCGGCGACATCGTCTACTTCTGGCGGTCCCCCCAGATGTCTCGCGGCAAGCAGCTGGCCTACAGCGCCGAGTTCCAGCGCGAGCTGTCAGAGTTCGCGATCTTCTATGGCGACCCGGCCGCCGGTGGGAGGGCCGCGGACGACCCGGCACGCAGCGGCCGCGAGTCGAATTTGCAGGTCTCCACGTTGTTCGCCACGTTCATCGACATCCCAAAGGACTTCGCGCATAAGTGCGAAGAGATCCGCCACAACGGCCTGCAGAAGCTCGTCGTGAAGAGACTCGACAAATGA
- a CDS encoding DUF3830 family protein: MTRVKITLGDVEAFAELDEQDAPKTTTWLKEMLPIEQQAIHSMENGREVYVVLDAADRVPEENQTIYQTVGDLFVYYKPAIFVTPEWPRHVRDLLVIGFIYERDSAVRGIDGPLATNLVGRITEGIDALAHEAPRMRREGMGKMRISFA; this comes from the coding sequence ATGACGAGAGTGAAAATCACGCTGGGGGACGTCGAGGCGTTCGCGGAACTCGACGAGCAGGACGCGCCAAAGACCACGACATGGCTGAAGGAGATGCTTCCGATCGAGCAGCAGGCGATTCACAGCATGGAGAACGGCCGCGAGGTCTACGTCGTGCTCGATGCCGCCGATCGCGTCCCGGAAGAGAATCAGACGATCTACCAGACCGTCGGCGACCTGTTCGTGTACTACAAACCGGCCATCTTCGTGACGCCCGAGTGGCCGAGGCATGTCCGCGACCTTCTCGTCATCGGATTCATCTACGAGCGGGACAGCGCGGTACGGGGCATCGACGGTCCGCTGGCCACGAACCTTGTCGGAAGAATCACTGAGGGGATCGATGCGCTTGCCCATGAGGCCCCGCGGATGCGCCGGGAAGGCATGGGCAAGATGCGCATTAGCTTCGCGTAG
- a CDS encoding LLM class flavin-dependent oxidoreductase, which translates to MVRFGVGMAPVEPLKKVVSVAKLAEDLGFEHFVHADQRFSGEKDVFVTLAADALNTTTIKLGPCVSDPFCRIPAMLAAAVASLDELSGGRALLALGAGGSGFAEMHLERRHVNRALRETITMARGLFGGETVNFDGRLFKLTNARLRFDVRPDIPILIASRSPLNLELAGEIADGAIIATYASKAQLAFAIERVRAGAAKAGRRFEDVRRISWVYTSISDDGHQAVENVRWFVTQALVNTSPEAYPAILEGFDPALPSFLTQCRERGREGLEAAYRDRTYLTDEVIKRFSVAGTAEDCITKINEIVSFGINEIWLRCFSAPRSEVEHEKVIVPFAEKVMPRFR; encoded by the coding sequence ATGGTCAGGTTTGGCGTCGGGATGGCGCCGGTGGAGCCGCTGAAGAAAGTGGTCTCGGTGGCGAAGCTGGCCGAGGACCTCGGCTTCGAACACTTCGTCCACGCCGACCAGCGATTCTCGGGCGAGAAAGACGTCTTCGTCACGCTCGCCGCCGACGCGCTGAATACCACGACGATCAAGCTCGGGCCGTGCGTGTCCGATCCGTTCTGCCGGATCCCCGCGATGCTGGCCGCCGCCGTCGCGAGCCTCGACGAACTGTCGGGGGGACGGGCCCTGCTCGCGCTCGGCGCCGGAGGATCCGGTTTCGCCGAGATGCACCTCGAGCGCAGGCACGTGAACCGGGCGCTTCGTGAAACCATCACCATGGCGCGGGGGCTGTTCGGCGGAGAAACCGTCAACTTCGACGGCCGGCTGTTCAAACTGACCAACGCCCGCCTGCGGTTCGACGTACGGCCGGACATCCCGATCCTCATCGCGAGCAGAAGTCCGCTGAACCTCGAGCTCGCCGGCGAGATCGCAGACGGCGCCATCATCGCGACCTACGCGTCCAAGGCGCAGCTGGCGTTCGCGATCGAGCGGGTGAGGGCAGGCGCCGCGAAGGCGGGCCGGCGCTTCGAAGACGTCCGGCGGATTTCGTGGGTCTACACGTCCATATCGGACGACGGACATCAAGCGGTGGAGAACGTCAGGTGGTTCGTGACGCAGGCGCTCGTGAATACCTCGCCGGAGGCCTACCCCGCGATCCTCGAGGGTTTCGACCCGGCGCTGCCGTCCTTTCTCACGCAGTGTCGGGAGAGGGGCCGGGAGGGATTAGAAGCGGCGTACCGTGATCGCACCTATCTGACAGACGAGGTCATCAAGCGGTTCTCGGTCGCGGGCACGGCCGAGGACTGCATCACGAAGATCAACGAGATCGTCTCCTTCGGCATCAACGAGATCTGGCTGAGGTGCTTTTCCGCCCCACGGTCAGAAGTGGAACACGAGAAAGTGATCGTGCCCTTCGCCGAAAAGGTGATGCCGCGCTTCAGGTAG
- a CDS encoding ABC transporter ATP-binding protein — protein MTSVVVLEHVGKHYTTVKGAEVQALKDVSLSVQQGETVAIVGPSGCGKSTLLRLIAGVESPGSGSIHRETAGGQFVVGYVFQDSSLMRWRTVYDNIKLPLEVVKKQDLGNVDKLIDMIGMKGFEKSYPIELSGGMQRRVSIARAFVHEPSIILMDEPFTGVDELTKEALQSELGHLIRTLHVTALLVTHDIEEAVFLADRIFVMSPRPGAIVEEVPVNLPPARDSSTRSHLEFFAAANKVRAKLLEMHAMRVDAAT, from the coding sequence ATGACCTCCGTCGTCGTCCTCGAGCACGTCGGCAAGCACTACACGACCGTCAAGGGGGCCGAGGTCCAGGCGCTCAAGGACGTCTCGCTGTCGGTGCAACAGGGAGAGACCGTCGCGATCGTCGGACCGAGCGGATGCGGAAAGAGCACGCTCCTCCGGCTGATCGCCGGGGTCGAGAGTCCCGGCAGCGGCAGCATCCACCGGGAGACGGCGGGCGGGCAGTTCGTCGTCGGCTACGTGTTCCAGGATTCAAGCCTGATGCGGTGGAGGACCGTCTACGACAATATCAAACTGCCGCTGGAGGTCGTCAAGAAACAGGACCTCGGGAACGTCGACAAGCTCATCGACATGATCGGCATGAAGGGGTTCGAGAAGAGCTATCCGATCGAACTGTCCGGCGGCATGCAGCGGAGGGTCTCGATCGCGCGCGCATTCGTGCACGAGCCGTCGATCATCCTGATGGACGAGCCATTCACCGGAGTGGACGAACTGACCAAAGAGGCGCTGCAGAGCGAGCTGGGGCACCTGATCCGAACGCTTCACGTCACCGCGCTGCTCGTCACCCACGATATCGAGGAAGCGGTATTTCTCGCGGATCGAATCTTCGTCATGTCGCCCAGACCGGGCGCGATTGTGGAGGAAGTGCCGGTGAACCTCCCGCCCGCAAGAGACTCATCGACGCGGTCCCATCTCGAGTTCTTCGCCGCCGCCAACAAAGTGCGCGCAAAACTCCTCGAGATGCATGCGATGAGGGTCGACGCGGCTACCTGA